One region of Oncorhynchus mykiss isolate Arlee chromosome 8, USDA_OmykA_1.1, whole genome shotgun sequence genomic DNA includes:
- the rps8a gene encoding 40S ribosomal protein S8, whose translation MGISRDNWHKRRKTGGKRKPYHKKRKYELGRPPANTKIGPRRIHTVRTRGGNKKYRALRVDVGNFSWGSECCTRKTRLIDVVYNASNNELVRTKTLVKNCIVLVDSLPYRQWYEAHFATPLGRKKGAKLTPEEEEVINKKRSKKIQKKFDERKKNCKISPLLEEQFMQGKLLACIASKPGQCGRVDGYILEGKELEFYLRKIKAKKGK comes from the exons ATGG GTATCTCTAGGGACAACTGGCATAAACGCCGCAAGACCGGCGGCAAACGCAAACCCTACCACAAGAAGAGGAAGTATGAACTGGGTCGCCCCCCTGCAAACACAAAG ATTGGACCTCGCCGTATTCACACGGTGAGGACCCGCGGTGGCAACAAGAAGTACCGCGCTCTGAGGGTCGACGTGGGTAACTTCTCATGGGGCTCTGAGT GCTGCACTCGTAAGACCAGGCTCATTGATGTGGTGTACAACGCCTCCAACAACGAGTTGGTGAGAACCAAGACCTTGGTGAAGAACTGCATCGTTCTCGTCGACAGCCTGCCTTACAGGCAGTGGTATGAGGCCCACTTCGCCACTCCTCTGGGACGCAAGAAGGGAGCCAAGCTG ACtcccgaggaggaagaggtgatcAACAAGAAGAGGTCGAAGAAGATTCAGAAGAAGTTTGACGAGCGCAAGAAGAACTGCAAGATCAGCCCTCTCCTGGAAGAACAGTTCATGCAGGGGAAACTCCTCG catgCATTGCCTCCAAGCCGGGCCAGTGCGGCAGGGTGGATGGCTACATTTTGGAGGGCAAGGAGCTGGAGTTCTACCTGAGGAAGATCAAGGCCAAGAAGGGCAAATAG
- the acadm gene encoding medium-chain specific acyl-CoA dehydrogenase, mitochondrial produces the protein MLFNKALRGGVQSVLRLQSTNAAAVAATSSQNAPSTGFCFEMTDQQKEFQELARKFSREEIVPVAAAYDRSGEYPFPIIKRAWELGLMNSHIPEDCGGMGLGIFDSCLITEELAYGCTGVQTAIEANSLGQMPVIIAGNDFQKKKYLGRMTEEPLMCAYGVTEPGAGSDVAGLKTRAEKKGDEYVVNGQKMWITNGGKANWYFLLARTDADPKCPTSKAFTGFIVDADSPGILVGRKELNMGQRCSDTRGITFEDVRIPKENVLIGEGAGFKIAMGAFDKTRPPVAAGATGLAQRALDEATGYALERKTFGKLIAEHQAVSFLLAEMAMKVELARMGWQRSAWEVDNGRRNTYYASIAKAFAGDIANQVASDAVQVFGGNGFNSEYPVEKLMRDAKIYQIYEGTAQIQRLIISREHFGRFKK, from the exons ATGCTTTTCAACAAG GCTCTGAGAGGGGGCGTGCAGTCTGTCCTGCGGCTCCAGAGTACCAATGCTGCAGCCGTGGCCGCTACCAGCTCTCAGAATGCTCCGTCAACAGGGTTCTGCTTTG AGATGACAGACCAACAGAAAGAGTTTCAGGAGCTAGCCAGGAAGTTTTCCCGGGAGGAGATTGTCCCTGTTGCAGCAGCCTACGACAGGAGTGGAGAA TATCCTTTCCCCATCATCAAGAGAGCATGGGAGCTTGGCCTGATGAACTCTCACATTCCAGAGGACTGTGGTGGAATGGGTCTGGGCATATTTGACTCCTGCCTCATCACAGAAGAGCTGGCCTATGGTTGCACAGGAGTTCAGACTGCTATCGAAGCCAACTCTCTCGGT CAAATGCCAGTGATCATAGCCGGTAATGATTTCCAGAAGAAGAAGTACCTGGGCAGAATGACAGAGGAACCTCTCATGTGT GCGTACGGTGTGACGGAGCCTGGCGCGGGCTCTGACGTGGCGGGCCTGAAGACGCGGGCGGAGAAGAAAGGAGACGAGTACGTTGTTAACGGTCAGAAGATGTGGATCACCAACGGAGGCAAAGCCAACTG GTATTTCCTGCTGGCCCGTACTGATGCTGACCCTAAGTGTCCAACCAGCAAGGCTTTCACAGGCTTCATCGTTGACGcagattcacctggaatactAGTCGGCAGGAAG gagttgaacatgggtcagcgGTGTTCAGACACCAGAGGAATCACCTTTGAGGACGTCCGGATACCCAAGGAGAACGTTCTGATTGGAGAAGGAGCTGGCTTCAAGATTGCCATGGGAGCCTTCGACAAGACCAGACCACCA GTGGCAGCAGGCGCTACAGGTCTGGCTCAGAGAGCTCTGGATGAAGCCACTGGCTACGCTCTGGAGAGGAAGACCTTCGGGAAACTCATCGCTGAG caCCAGGCGGTGTCGTTCCTGTTAGCTGAGATGGCCATGAAGGTGGAGCTGGCCAGGATGGGCTGGCAGAGGTCAGCGTGGGAGGTTGACAACGGGAGGAGGAACACCTACTACGCCTCCATCGCTAAGGCATTCGCCGGAGACATCGCCAACCAGGTGGCCAGCGACGCCGTGCAGGTGTTTGGAGGAAACGGCTTCAACTCTGAATACCCCGTAGAGAAACTGATGAGGGATGCCAAGATCTACCAG ATCTATGAAGGTACAGCCCAGATCCAGAGGCTAATCATCTCCCGTGAACACTTCGGCAGGTTCAAGAAATGA